Proteins encoded in a region of the Larimichthys crocea isolate SSNF chromosome XVI, L_crocea_2.0, whole genome shotgun sequence genome:
- the LOC104929112 gene encoding PI-PLC X domain-containing protein 1, whose product MSAEKGESTTDITSNSDWMSKLPSKCQNKDLFHLAIPGSHDSMSYDLDIKSSIIEPDVLKRFSKICCARKIVRRWATTQEEPIAKQLDAGVRYFDLRVARKPHDTNPTRLYFYHGLFTRTDVETILTDINDWAKAHPKEILILALSHFKGFDDTNKSHLHDHLIKFIKNLFGDKLFPSTEIPTLKSCWDKGRNVIVSYDYQAAHHPQLWSKITYYYGNSMKPAEVESKLIQDLAHAWPSKNFFVCGLNLTLPENASILKYILRLYGNLPSVIRRSLPSMVQWLKEQALKTHVNIVASDLVTSHDFVSTVVELNYKYQ is encoded by the exons ATGTCTGCAGAAAAAGGCGAAAGTACAACAGACATAACAAGCAACAGTGACTGGATGTCGAAACTACCATCTAAGTGTCAGAACAAAGATCTCTTTCACCTGGCCATACCAG GTAGCCACGACTCAATGAGTTATGACTTGGACATAAAATCCTCTATAATAGAGCCAGATGTTCTAAAAAGATTCAGCAAGATTTGTTGTGCACGTAAAATAGTGCGCAGATGGGCAACCACTCAG GAGGAGCCGATCGCAAAGCAACTGGATGCAGGAGTCCGCTACTTTGACCTGAGGGTCGCTCGCAAGCCACATGACACCAATCCCACTAGGCTCTACTTTTATCATGGGCTGTTCACACGGACTGATGTGGAG ACAATTCTCACGGACATAAATGACTGGGCAAAGGCACACCCCAAAGAGATCCTCATCCTGGCTTTGTCCCACTTCAAAGGGTTTGACGACACAAATAAAAGCCACCTTCATGATCATCTTATCAAGTTCATCAAGAACTTGTTTGGTGACAAACTCTTCCCCAGTACG GAAATCCCTACCCTGAAGAGCTGCTGGGACAAAGGCAGAAACGTCATAGTTTCATATGACTATCAGGCAGCTCATCACCCTCAGTTATGGAGTAAAATAACCTATTACTATGGCAACAGTATGAAGCCTGCAGAAGTTGAGTCAAAACTTATTCAGGATTTGGCACATGCATGGCCCAGCAAAA ATTTCTTTGTCTGTGGCTTGAACCTGACACTCCCAGAGAATGCCAGCATACTCAAGTACATCCTTCGCCTTTATGGCAACCTTCCAAGCGTCATACGGAGAAGTCTGCCAAGCATGGTGCAATGGCTGAAAGAGCAAGCTCTTAAAACACATGTGAACATCGTTGCCTCAGACTTGGTGACTTCGCACGACTTTGTCTCAACTGTTGTTGAGCTTAATTATAAGTACCAGTGA